The genomic segment CCGTCGCAGGGGCAGCTCCTGGTGTTGCGTCCCGGAGCCGGCGATGACCCGCTTCCTCCCCCGGATCATCGCCGCGGCCGTGGCGACCATCACGACAGCGAAAGCGATCATCAGGACGGTGTCCGGAAGGTAACCGCCGGCGAGGCCGCCGGCGAAGGAGCCCACCATGCCGGCCGCTCCGAACAGCAGACCACTACGCCAGCGGACGTTGCGCTTCCTCGCGTGTGCGACGACGCTGAGCAGTGAGGTGGTGCCCACCACGAACAGCGACGCGGCGATGGCTTCCTTCGCGGGCATGTCCGCGACGTAGGCGAGCAGCGGCACCGTCAGGATGGAGCCCCCGCCACCGAGCAGACCCAGCGAGACGCCCACAAGCACGGCGAGAAGCAGGACGATGATCAGGCCGGCTTCCATGTGTCCTCCTCGCTACGCGCTACGGCCTCTCGTGACTCATCGTCGGTGTCGATCCGGCACACCGCTGCCTCAGGACGTGCGGCGCGAGGCCGGCAGGCCACAGGTGCCGCCGTCCGCGGTGTGGCCGGGTGTTCTGTTCCACGGCATTCGTGCGAGTACCGCGGCCAGACCGCAGGAGTTGGTCACCGCCGAGAACGTCAGCCCCGCACCGATGGCGGCCGAGAGGTAGCCGAGGCGGGGGCTGACCAGCTTGGACCCGAGGAAGCCGAGCAGCACCAGGGATCCCGCGGTCAGACGAACTTGACGGTCCATGGCCCAGCGTTGGGCACCGCGGACGACGCGGCCGCCTGCCGACTCGAAGGCGGGGACGCCGCCGGTGAGGACCTCGGTGTTGTCGATGCCCGCCGCGGCCAGCTGTTGCTGTGCCTGGACGGCCCGTACTCCCGACTGGCAGACGAGCACCACGGCGTCGTTCAGGTGCTCGGCGAGTTCCTGGGTGCGCTGGGACAGTTCCGCCAGCGGGAGATTGTGGGAGCCACTGATGTGAGTCGACGCGAACTCCGCCGGTGTGCGCACGTCGATGATCGTGAGCGCCTCATGGTCCGCGATGCGCTTCTTCAGCGTGTGCGCGTCGATGGACGTGCCGGTGACGGCTTTGCGCATGGGTTTCTCCTCCAAGGAGCAGTGGGTTGGGTAAGACTGGTGCCCGCCCGGGTCAGGCAGGGGCGTCGCGGGTGCCCCGCCGGGACTCGTCCCAGGCCGACCAGCCCGCGTAGCTGCCGTCGAGCTCGACGACGTCGTAGCCTGCCCGGCGCAGAGCGCCTGCGGCCACGGAGTTACGCGCCCCGCTCTGGCAGTACGTCACGATGGTGCCGCCCTCGGGCAGCTCGTCCAGGTGCCACAGCACCCGTCCCGCGCTGAGCTGCTCGGAACCGGGGATGTGTCCGGCGGCGTGTTCGGTCTTGTTCCGGACGTCCAGCACGAGTGCGGCCTCCGAGCGTTCCAGGTCGGCGGGTGCGACGAGCGCCGGCCGGGCGGTGGGCAGGCCGTCGAGGCCGGTCGTGTAGCCGGCGACGTGGTCGATGCCGACCCGCAGCAGGTGATCCCGCACGGTGCGGGCCGTGTCCCCGTCGGGCGCCAGCAACACGAGTGGTGTGCTCTCGGCCTCGGGGTCGTAGGCCCAGGCGCCGAAGCTCGCGGCCTTGGCGGGTCCGGGGATGTTCAGCGCGCCCGGCACCGTGCCCTGGTGGACCTCGGTGTGGGGCCGGGTGTCGACGAACACGAGTTCGTCCTTCTCGAGAGCGCGCACGATCTCGTCGTTCGCCAGCTCCGTCAGCGCGGGCAGGGAGCCCAGGATACGCGGCCCTTCCCTGTTCTGCCGCTTCATCCGGGCGAAGTACGCGTGGGCGTCCGGTTGCCCGCCCAGCAACTCGTCGACGAACCCCTGCTCGTCGCCGTCCCGCAGGTACGGCGCCCACCAGGCGTTGCGGCGTTCGTAGCCGACCGTGGTCGCGGGAAGGGCACCCAGTGCCTTGCCGCAGGCGCTGCCCGCGCCGTGGCCGGGGTAGACCTGCACGTGGTCGGGGAGTGCCAGGAACGTGTCGCGAAGGCTGGCGAAGATCTGCCGGGCACCGGCGAAGCGGGTGTCCTCCGCGCCGGCCGCCTCGTCGAGCAGGTCGGGGCGGCCCAGATCTCCCGCGAAGACGA from the Saccharomonospora azurea NA-128 genome contains:
- a CDS encoding rhodanese-like domain-containing protein — its product is MRKAVTGTSIDAHTLKKRIADHEALTIIDVRTPAEFASTHISGSHNLPLAELSQRTQELAEHLNDAVVLVCQSGVRAVQAQQQLAAAGIDNTEVLTGGVPAFESAGGRVVRGAQRWAMDRQVRLTAGSLVLLGFLGSKLVSPRLGYLSAAIGAGLTFSAVTNSCGLAAVLARMPWNRTPGHTADGGTCGLPASRRTS
- a CDS encoding MBL fold metallo-hydrolase; amino-acid sequence: MLLERLYDDDLAQASYFVGCQATGEAVVVDPRRDVREYLDLARRHGMRITAVTETHIHADYLSGTRELGAATGAHVYVSGEGGQDWQYAFDATRLYDGDALTVGNITMQARHTPGHTPEHLSFLITDGAFSDEPGYLLSGDFVFAGDLGRPDLLDEAAGAEDTRFAGARQIFASLRDTFLALPDHVQVYPGHGAGSACGKALGALPATTVGYERRNAWWAPYLRDGDEQGFVDELLGGQPDAHAYFARMKRQNREGPRILGSLPALTELANDEIVRALEKDELVFVDTRPHTEVHQGTVPGALNIPGPAKAASFGAWAYDPEAESTPLVLLAPDGDTARTVRDHLLRVGIDHVAGYTTGLDGLPTARPALVAPADLERSEAALVLDVRNKTEHAAGHIPGSEQLSAGRVLWHLDELPEGGTIVTYCQSGARNSVAAGALRRAGYDVVELDGSYAGWSAWDESRRGTRDAPA